The following are from one region of the Corylus avellana chromosome ca1, CavTom2PMs-1.0 genome:
- the LOC132167691 gene encoding exopolygalacturonase-like encodes MAISGGSCVLAILLLAFYQARGLEESQIAFPPGGAAVDAPAFSPGGADDQYALPPGGAGDAPAFSPGGVGASLIAVPPVGWPGDFALPPGSAGDAPAYSPGGADDAYALPPGGAGNAPAYSPGGADDAYALPPGGAAGAPALSPPGGAGAYNELADDDLFDTQGVSDTFANSLTVVKPQPRRGRNFDIPDPSEKIFNVLQFGAKSDGKKDCAQAFIKAWRATCDFNGKARLVIPGGTFLLSQVVFGGPCIGPAPKIVQVVGNLKATTDISEYSSPEWFLFESISGLVIIGPGTFDGQGDAVWEYNDCKSNQNCAQLPSNIKLIKVKNAIVRGISSVNSKGKHLFITMCEKIRIQKLHLTAPEDSPNTDGIHISNTNDVRIVQTNIATGDDCIAIIAGATNVFVNRLTCGPGHGISVGSLGKYPDEKDVRGITVSDCTFTGTDNGVRIKTWPGSPPSAASGMLFQNLIMNNVRFPIIIDQEYCSSKTCSNKGTPSRVQISNVHYINVRGTSTTAFPVKLMCSKQFPCKDVQLTNIDLRYNGSPATSTCDNAKVRYSGRQNPPPCK; translated from the exons ATGGCCATTTCTGGAGGATCTTGCGTACTTGCCATTCTTCTTTTGGCCTTTTACCAGGCCCGGGGTCTTGAGGAATCACAAATTGCTTTTCCTCCCGGTGGTGCGGCCGTGGATGCACCTGCTTTTTCTCCGGGTGGTGCGGATGATCAATATGCTCTTCCTCCGGGCGGTGCGGGGGATGCACCTGCTTTTTCTCCGGGCGGTGTGGGGGCTTCACTAATTGCTGTTCCTCCAGTTGGTTGGCCCGGTGACTTCGCTCTTCCTCCTGGCAGTGCGGGGGATGCACCTGCTTATTCTCCGGGTGGTGCCGATGATGCATACGCTCTTCCTCCTGGCGGAGCAGGGAATGCCCCCGCTTATTCTCCGGGTGGTGCCGATGATGCATACGCTCTTCCTCCGGGCGGCGCAGCGGGTGCACCTGCTCTTTCTCCGCCAGGTGGCGCGGGGGCATATAACGAACTTGCGGATGATGACCTTTTTGATACTCAGGGTGTGTCGGATACATTTGCTAATTCTCTCACTGTTGTTAAACCACAACCACGTCGGGGTCGGAATTTTGACATTCCAGATCCTTCTGAGAAAATTTTTAATGTATTACAATTTGGAGCCAAATCTGACGGAAAGAAAGATTGCGCCCAG GCTTTCATTAAAGCATGGCGTGCCACATGCGACTTCAATGGAAAAGCAAGGCTTGTGATTCCGGGAGGGACTTTCTTACTATCTCAGGTTGTGTTTGGTGGGCCATGCATTGGCCCAGCTCCCAAAATTGTTCAAGTTGTAGGGAACCTTAAAGCCACAACTGACATCAGTGAATATTCTTCCCCTGAATGGTTCTTGTTCGAATCCATAAGTGGCTTGGTAATTATAGGACCAGGCACTTTTGATGGCCAAGGTGATGCTGTTTGGGAATACAACGACTGTAAAAGTAACCAAAACTGCGCTCAACTCCCATCT AACATAAAGCTCATCAAGGttaaaaatgcaattgttcGAGGCATCAGTTCCGTTAATAGCAAAGGAAAACACTTGTTCATCACAATGTGCGAGAAGATCAGAATTCAAAAGCTTCATTTAACTGCCCCCGAAGACAGCCCCAACACCGATGGCATCCACATTAGCAATACCAACGATGTCAGAATAGTTCAAACTAACATTGCCACAGGTGATGATTGCATCGCTATTATCGCCGGAGCCACCAACGTTTTCGTCAATAGATTAACCTGTGGCCCTGGACATGGCATCAG TGTGGGAAGCCTCGGGAAGTACCCGGATGAGAAGGATGTGAGAGGCATCACTGTGAGCGATTGCACCTTCACCGGCACAGATAATGGTGTTAGAATCAAAACATGGCCGGGATCGCCGCCAAGTGCAGCGTCGGGGATGCTTTTCCAGAACCTTATCATGAACAATGTTAGATTCCCCATCATCATAGACCAAGAATACTGCTCATCAAAAACTTGTAGCAACAAAGGG ACTCCATCACGTGTACAAATCAGTAACGTTCATTACATAAACGTCAGGGGAACCTCAACAACAGCATTTCCAGTAAAGCTCATGTGCAGCAAGCAGTTTCCTTGCAAAGATGTTCAGTTAACTAACATCGATCTCAGGTACAACGGCTCGCCTGCCACCTCTACATGCGACAATGCTAAAGTTCGGTATTCTGGCAGACAAAACCCACCACCTTGCAAATAG